One Rissa tridactyla isolate bRisTri1 chromosome 4, bRisTri1.patW.cur.20221130, whole genome shotgun sequence DNA window includes the following coding sequences:
- the CALM1 gene encoding calmodulin-1 produces the protein MADQLTEEQIAEFKEAFSLFDKDGDGTITTKELGTVMRSLGQNPTEAELQDMINEVDADGNGTIDFPEFLTMMARKMKDTDSEEEIREAFRVFDKDGNGYISAAELRHVMTNLGEKLTDEEVDEMIREADIDGDGQVNYEEFVQMMTAK, from the exons atg GCTGATCAGCTGACTGAAGAACAGATTGCTG AATTCAAGGAAGCCTTTTCCCTATTTGACAAAGATGGTGATGGTACTATTACAACAAAAGAACTGGGAACTGTCATGAGATCACTGGGTCAAAATCCAACAGAAGCAGAATTGCAGGATATGATCAACGAGGTAGATGCTGATG GCAATGGCACTATTGACTTCCCTGAATTTTTAACCATGATGGCCAGAAAAATGAAGGACACAGACAGCGAGGAAGAAATCCGTGAGGCATTCCGAGTCTTTGACAAG GATGGCAATGGCTATATCAGTGCAGCAGAACTACGTCACGTTATGACAAACTTAGGAGAAAAGCTAACAGATGAAGAAGTAGATGAAATGATCAGAGAAGCAGACATTGACGGGGATGGGCAAGTCAACTATGAAG AATTCGTACAGATGATGACTGCAAAGTGA